One Methanobrevibacter millerae DNA window includes the following coding sequences:
- the rpoA2 gene encoding DNA-directed RNA polymerase subunit A'', whose amino-acid sequence MRSICIPEDFDVRNVLVDYDSIDITDDVFEEIIIKFKNINMVSDLLSSYDIDFVEFSQSLEERDIDIPNFYYIKNILANYPEGLSSDDLESVMDELGLIDKILKILIDKGIEFPKGYVEDLADAYVRRDLTDDELSQLVEKLKTAYDRAHVEAGEAVGTVAAQSVGEPGTQMTMRTFHYAGVTELNVTLGLPRLIEIVDARKDIATPTMDIYFEEDKRFDEEFVKTLANKIGKSTVNDILEEDGFNLNYAEMQVEATLSDKKIDERRLVKEDIIQKIESDFKKEKPEINGNLIIIKPKQKEGKEPHHIIRELRLLADKVRDLQVSGVKKIGKVIIRKDEEWVIHTEGSNLKEILDMPGIDPKRTTTNSIREIEDVLGIEAARQSIINEANNTLAEQGLTVDVRHIMLVADIMTSEGEVKSIGRHGISGEKSSVLARAAFEETGKHLLNASIRGEVDDLTGIIENIIIGQPIPLGTGSIGVKMAKNE is encoded by the coding sequence ATGCGCAGTATTTGCATTCCAGAAGATTTTGACGTTAGAAACGTTTTGGTCGATTACGATTCAATCGACATTACCGATGATGTTTTTGAAGAAATCATCATCAAGTTCAAAAACATCAACATGGTAAGCGACCTGCTTTCTTCATATGACATTGACTTTGTCGAATTTTCACAAAGCCTGGAGGAAAGGGACATAGATATTCCTAATTTCTACTATATTAAAAATATTCTGGCCAATTATCCTGAAGGATTATCCTCAGATGATTTGGAAAGTGTTATGGATGAATTAGGTCTTATCGACAAGATTTTAAAAATCCTAATCGATAAGGGAATCGAGTTTCCAAAGGGTTATGTTGAAGATTTGGCTGATGCTTATGTTCGTCGTGACTTGACTGATGATGAATTAAGCCAGCTTGTAGAGAAACTGAAAACTGCCTATGACCGAGCTCATGTAGAAGCTGGAGAGGCTGTTGGAACAGTAGCTGCACAATCTGTAGGTGAACCTGGTACACAGATGACCATGCGTACTTTTCACTATGCAGGGGTTACTGAGTTAAACGTAACATTGGGTCTTCCAAGACTTATTGAAATTGTTGACGCAAGAAAAGACATTGCAACTCCAACAATGGACATTTACTTTGAGGAAGACAAACGTTTCGACGAGGAATTCGTCAAGACTTTGGCCAATAAGATTGGTAAAAGTACTGTAAACGATATTCTCGAAGAAGACGGATTCAATTTGAATTACGCTGAAATGCAGGTTGAAGCTACATTGTCAGACAAGAAAATTGACGAAAGAAGGCTCGTCAAAGAGGATATTATTCAGAAAATCGAGTCAGACTTCAAGAAAGAGAAACCGGAAATCAACGGAAATCTCATAATTATCAAGCCTAAACAGAAAGAGGGCAAGGAACCTCATCACATCATTCGTGAACTTCGTCTGTTGGCTGATAAGGTCCGTGATTTACAGGTCAGTGGTGTCAAAAAGATCGGTAAGGTCATTATCCGTAAGGATGAGGAATGGGTCATTCACACTGAAGGATCCAACCTTAAGGAAATTTTGGATATGCCTGGAATTGATCCTAAAAGAACCACTACCAACAGTATCCGTGAGATAGAAGACGTTTTAGGAATTGAAGCTGCTCGTCAATCAATTATCAACGAAGCGAATAATACTCTCGCAGAGCAGGGTCTTACTGTTGACGTAAGGCACATTATGTTAGTTGCAGATATCATGACTTCCGAAGGTGAAGTTAAATCAATCGGAAGACACGGTATTAGTGGTGAAAAATCAAGTGTTTTAGCACGTGCAGCGTTTGAAGAAACCGGTAAGCATTTGCTTAACGCAAGTATTCGCGGTGAAGTGGATGACTTGACTGGTATCATCGAAAATATTATTATTGGACAACCAATACCTCTTGGTACCGGATCAATCGGTGTCAAAATGGCAAAAAATGAATAG
- a CDS encoding 50S ribosomal protein L30e, producing the protein MMDVDRGIRVAVDTGDVTLGSEKSIQSLKLGKGQLVVVAQNAPKDILEDVEYYARLSEIPCHVYDGTSVDLGSVCGKPFTVATLIINDPGDSTILDDLR; encoded by the coding sequence ATGATGGACGTAGATAGAGGAATCAGAGTTGCTGTCGATACTGGTGATGTGACTTTAGGCTCTGAAAAATCAATTCAATCTTTAAAATTAGGTAAAGGTCAACTTGTTGTTGTCGCACAGAACGCACCTAAAGATATCCTTGAAGATGTTGAATACTATGCAAGACTCTCAGAAATCCCTTGTCATGTTTATGACGGAACAAGTGTCGATTTGGGTTCTGTTTGTGGTAAACCATTTACAGTTGCTACATTAATCATTAACGATCCAGGAGATTCTACTATATTAGACGATTTGAGGTAG
- a CDS encoding NusA-like transcription termination signal-binding factor: protein MSIKFGASEIRFIALFENMTGAMVKDCIIDDDNNKVTFVVKQGDMGLAIGKRGSTVSKVQRAVDRGVEVIEYNEDPEQFVRNILSPAELQSVKITTRKSGEKIAAVATDNTNKRIAIGKGGINIERAKVLANRLHDIDNIILK, encoded by the coding sequence GTGTCTATTAAATTTGGTGCAAGTGAGATTAGATTCATAGCTTTATTTGAAAACATGACTGGAGCTATGGTTAAGGATTGCATTATCGATGATGATAACAATAAGGTTACTTTCGTTGTTAAGCAAGGCGATATGGGCTTAGCTATCGGTAAGAGAGGAAGTACCGTATCAAAAGTTCAAAGAGCAGTGGACAGGGGAGTAGAAGTCATTGAATACAATGAAGACCCTGAACAGTTCGTCAGAAACATTTTATCTCCGGCTGAGTTGCAGAGCGTAAAGATAACAACCAGAAAAAGCGGAGAAAAAATTGCTGCTGTTGCAACAGACAATACCAATAAGCGCATAGCCATTGGTAAAGGCGGCATTAACATTGAAAGGGCTAAAGTATTAGCTAATAGACTACATGATATAGACAATATAATTTTAAAATAG